A genomic stretch from Aedes albopictus strain Foshan chromosome 2, AalbF5, whole genome shotgun sequence includes:
- the LOC109414024 gene encoding GTP:AMP phosphotransferase AK3, mitochondrial, with protein sequence MSSNLFRAVIMGAPGSGKGTVSARIVKTFNMKHISSGDMLRNNIEKSTELGKIAEKYIKEGKLVPDIYITKCILGELAKLKSSSWLLDGFPRTPEQAEDLWRQEKIDSVINLDVPFDVIVDRLRSRWVHLPSGRVYNIGFNDPKVPGKDDVTGEPLIQRPDDDPVAVRKRLEIYDACTRPLNEYFHQQGVLVTFSGKTTDEIWPNVKQYLESKIIKKS encoded by the coding sequence ATGAGTAGTAATCTATTCAGAGCGGTTATTATGGGAGCCCCAGGCTCTGGCAAAGGCACAGTGTCTGCACGTATCGTAAAGACATTCAACATGAAACATATCTCCAGCGGCGACATGCTTCGTAACAATATCGAAAAAAGCACCGAGCTAGGAAAAATAGCCGAAAAGTACATCAAGGAAGGAAAACTGGTCCCGGACATTTATATAACAAAGTGTATTCTGGGTGAGCTGGCCAAACTTAAATCCAGTTCGTGGCTGCTGGATGGCTTCCCGCGAACACCGGAACAAGCAGAGGATTTGTGGCGCCAGGAAAAAATCGACTCCGTGATCAACTTGGATGTTCCGTTCGATGTGATCGTTGACCGGTTACGCAGCCGTTGGGTCCATCTGCCCAGTGGTAGGGTGTATAATATTGGATTCAACGATCCCAAGGTACCCGGTAAGGACGATGTCACCGGTGAACCTCTTATCCAGCGACCAGATGATGATCCAGTGGCTGTACGGAAACGTTTAGAGATCTACGACGCTTGTACTAGACCACTGAACGAATATTTTCATCAACAAGGAGTATTAGTGACTTTTAGTGGCAAAACCACTGACGAAATTTGGCCAAATGTAAAACAATATCTCGAAAGTAAAATCATTAAGAAGTCGTAG
- the LOC109397498 gene encoding lanC-like protein 3 homolog has translation MSSGGGGGGGGAGGRFFQNPFQDYVGGPVVKNDDHIRGLIQSYVNLIVDNTKPGRNSDHRGDLYVGDAGIAYMFLRLHESGLFGADALQYAKQYVANAKSKAVRYAARAEERCSYLCGNAGIYAVSAAICHKMGQRQEMDEDLRNFASGITVCKKIDFNKNGSDELLFGRAGYLSGIYWLHQTIDKKLFAHDTLNTICGVIIESGKRYSAAHRSPIPLMYHCWGDEYLGAAHGVSSIMHMLLESPFQANPNCTELAAVRATINSLLSLQDAEGNFPVTLQDYLQRTRDETLVHWCHGAPGIVYLMAKAYIVFKDPKYLQSCVRCADLVWRKGLLRKGPGICHGVAGSGYVFLLLYRLTADPKYLYRAIKFMEYLTHEEFIRYARNPDRPFSLYEGYAGTVCFLLDLLRPERASFPFMDVFDTKC, from the coding sequence atgtctagtggtggtggtggtggcggtggcggtGCTGGAGGACGTTTCTTTCAAAATCCGTTCCAGGATTATGTAGGTGGTCCCGTGGTGAAAAATGACGACCACATCCGAGGATTGATTCAATCCTACGTAAACCTCATCGTGGACAATACGAAACCGGGTAGAAATAGCGACCATCGGGGTGATTTATATGTGGGCGATGCTGGCATTGCGTATATGTTTCTGAGACTGCACGAAAGTGGACTTTTCGGAGCGGATGCCCTACAGTATGCCAAGCAGTACGTAGCCAATGCCAAGAGCAAAGCTGTTCGCTATGCAGCTCGGGCTGAAGAACGGTGCTCGTATCTCTGTGGAAATGCGGGGATTTATGCGGTTTCGGCAGCTATCTGTCACAAGATGGGACAACGACAGGAGATGGACGAGGATCTTAGAAATTTTGCATCCGGCATAACCGTGTGCAAGAAAATTGACTTCAATAAAAACGGAAGCGACGAATTGCTCTTTGGAAGAGCGGGATACTTGAGCGGTATTTATTGGCTGCATCAGACCATCGATAAGAAATTGTTCGCTCATGACACGTTGAATACTATTTGTGGAGTTATAATCGAGAGTGGAAAACGCTATTCGGCAGCGCATCGCAGTCCAATCCCGTTGATGTACCATTGCTGGGGAGACGAATATCTTGGAGCTGCTCACGGGGTGTCTTCCATCATGCACATGCTGCTGGAGTCACCATTCCAAGCGAATCCGAATTGCACGGAACTGGCTGCAGTCCGTGCCACAATCAATAGTTTGTTATCCCTACAGGATGCCGAGGGAAACTTTCCGGTAACCCTTCAGGACTATTTACAACGAACGAGAGATGAAACATTGGTTCACTGGTGCCACGGTGCACCTGGAATAGTGTATCTTATGGCCAAGGCTTACATCGTTTTCAAAGACCCAAAATATCTACAATCATGTGTTCGCTGTGCGGATCTTGTCTGGCGCAAAGGATTGCTGCGCAAGGGCCCGGGCATATGCCATGGTGTGGCCGGCAGTGGATACGTCTTCCTTCTTCTCTACAGACTGACCGCCGACCCCAAATACCTCTACCGTGCTATCAAGTTCATGGAATATTTAACGCATGAAGAGTTCATCCGATATGCTCGCAATCCGGATCGTCCGTTTAGTCTGTACGAGGGCTACGCCGGAACGGTTTGCTTCCTGTTGGACTTGCTGCGACCGGAGCGTGCTAGCTTCCCGTTCATGGATGTGTTCGATACCAAATGTTAG